In one window of Microplitis demolitor isolate Queensland-Clemson2020A chromosome 4, iyMicDemo2.1a, whole genome shotgun sequence DNA:
- the LOC103576120 gene encoding insulin-degrading enzyme isoform X2 — protein MASIDNEILQDSMSDLQNLSGSECGTANTPAINDDNIKKRFENIKKSPNDSQFYRGLILNNDMKVLLISDPTTDKSAVSLDVNVGYLSDPAELPGLAHFCEHMLFLGTEKYPDKNSYNSYLSQHGGCSNAMTLPDYTQYHFDVSPEYLEGAVDRFAQFFIAPLFTESATELEVQAVHSEHEKNIANDTWRQDQLEKSSANPDHPYSKFGTGNRETLDLGPKQKGVNVRKALLDFHNNWYSANIMALSILGKESLDELEKMVIEKFAQVKNKQVEVPEWPDHPFNEDHFGKKWLIVPIKDVRGLKMTFPLPDLSQHFRSCPAHYVSHLLGHEADGSLLSALKKAGWCNALVAGEKKAARGGCNFFSIYVDLTEEGMNHVDDIVTLTFQYINMLRVNGPLEWIFDECKQIAIVDFNFKDKLLPKTTVNVTVRSLQKYPMEEVLTGPYLPTEWRPDLINTVMDCLIPQKIRIHVVGKIFKDIADQSEFWYGTEYAIEKIPYDILENWTNPGLSDELKIPSVNEFIPQSFDIKCLSEERKTEITKFPTIILDNPLMRVWFKQDDEFKVPKVNLSFDFISPYAYLDPCNFNLTNLYIQLFKDSLNEYAYNASLARLSWEFSASKNGMTLLVGGYHDKHRVLLKKILDRMVNFTADKQRFEIIKELYIRNLKNFEADQPYQHAVYYLAVLLTEQGWSKDELLEAIEYLTFDRLEQFIPQLLSKTHIECLIHGNLTEAEALETIKMVENQLTKDPLDDNKSKIIVPLLPKQYLLHREISLDNGSHFLYEIENKLHKSSCTEIYYQVGLQSTESNMHLELLGQIISEPFFDVLRTQEQLGYIVFSGIRRGNGVQGLRIIIQGDRHPQYLEERIEAFIESVQNRIVNMSEEEFNRHKTSLANQRLEKPKKMTTLSAIFWSEITNRQYNFDRANIEVAYLRTITKSQILDFYNEKIKQQSPFRRKLSLHVVSTAPGGAGHTEKSSQDSVTTTTEDDNTSSPIKITDILSFKTSQSLYPIVKPFINISRKDQRSKL, from the exons atggcttctattgataatgaaattttacaagaCTCAATGTCTGATTTAca AAATTTATCTGGGTCAGAGTGTGGTACAGCAAATACTCCAGCAATCaatgatgataatattaaaaaacgatttgaaaatattaaaaagtcaCCTAATGATTCACAATTTTATAGaggattaatattaaataatgacaTGAAGGTATTGTTAATAAGTGATCCTACAACAGATAAAAGTGCTGTTTCATTGGATGTAAACGTtg GTTACTTGAGTGATCCAGCAGAATTGCCAGGTCTCGCACACTTTTGCGAGCACATGCTATTTCTTGGAACAGAAAAATATcctgataaaaattcatacaaCTCGTATTTGTCTCAACATGGAGGCTGTTCAAATGCAATGACTCTGCCAGATTATACTCAATATCATTTTGATGTTAGTCCTGAATATTTAGAAGGTGCTGTAGATCGTTTTGCCCAATTTTTTATAGCTCCATTGTTTACCGAATCAGCAACTGAACTTGAGGTCCAGGCAGTTCACTCGgagcatgaaaaaaatattgcaaatGATACATGGCGACAGGATCAGCTGGAAAAATCTTCTGCGAATCCTGATCATCCATATTCAAAGTTTGGTACGGGAAATCGAGAGACTCTAGACTTGGGGCCTAAACAAAAAGGAGTAAATGTACGAAAAGCTTTGCTTGATTTTCACAATAATTGGTACTCTGCAAATATAATGGCTCTGAGTATCCTTGGTAAAGAGAGTCTTgatgaattagaaaaaatggtaattgaaaaatttgcaCAAGTAAAAAACAAGCAAGTCGAAGTACCCGAGTGGCCAGATCATCCATTTAATGAAGATCATTTTGGTAAAAAATGGCTGATTGTGCCAATTAAAGATGTTCGTGGTCTTAAAATGACTTTTCCACTACCAGATCTTAGCCAACACTTTCGTTCTTGTCCGGCGCACTATGTCTCACATTTGCTGGGTCATGAAGCTGATGGATCACTTTTGTCGGCATTAAAAAAAGCTGGATGGTGCAACGCATTAGTTGCTGGTGAAAAAAAAGCTGCAAGAGGTGGTTGTAATTTCTTTTCTATTTATGTAGATTTGACTGAAGAAGGAATGAATCATGTTGATGATATTGTTACGCTTacttttcaatatataaatatgctgAGAGTTAACGGTCCACTTGAGTGGATTTTTGATGAATGTAAACAAATAGCAATTGttgactttaattttaaagataaattattaccaaaaaCAACAGTTAACGTTACTGTACGGTCTTTACAAAAATATCCAATGGAAGAAGTACTTACTGGACCTTATTTACCTACTGAATGGCGTCCAGATCTTATTAATACTGTAATGGATTGTTTGATACCTCAAAAAATTCGTATTCACGTtgttggtaaaatatttaaagatattGCAGATCAATCTGAATTTTGGTATGGTACCGAGTAtgcaattgaaaaaataccatatgatattttagaaaattggaCAAACCCTGGACTCagtgatgaattaaaaattccaagtGTTAATGAATTTATACCTCAGtcatttgatattaaatgtCTTAGTGAGGAACGTAAAACTGAAATAACTAAATTTCCAACTATTATTTTAGATAATCCGTTAATGCGAGTATGGTTTAAACAAGatgatgaatttaaagtacctaaagttaatttaagttttgattttattagtcCTTATGCATATTTAGATCCCTGTAATTTTAAtcttacaaatttatatatacaattatttaaagattcaTTAAATGAATACGCATATAATGCAAGTCTTGCAAGATTGAGCTGGGAATTTAGCGCAAGTAAAAATGGTATGACTTTATTAGTTGGTGGTTATCATGACAAACATCGtgttcttttgaaaaaaatattggacaGAATGGTTAATTTTACTGCTGACAAACAgagatttgaaataataaaagaattatatattagaaatttaaaaaattttgaagctgATCAACCGTATCAGCATGCTGTTTATTATCTGGCTGTGCTATTGACAGAGCAAGGATGGTCAAAAGATGAACTACTTGAGGCGattgaatatttaacttttgatAGGCTTGAGCAGTTTATACCTCAGCTGTTGTCTAAAACTCACATTGAATGTTTAATTCATGGTAATTTGACTGAGGCAGAGGCattagaaacaataaaaatggtTGAAAATCAGCTGACCAAGGATCCACTTGacgataataaaagtaaaataatagtacCGTTATTACCTAAACAATATTTACTTCATCGTGAAATAAGTTTAGACaatg gtagtcactttttgtatgaaattgaaaataaattacataaatcatcgtgtacagaaatttattatcaagtgGGATTACAATCAACAGAATCAAACATGCATCTAGAACTATTGGGGCAAATAATATCTGAGCCGTTTTTCGATGTTCTGCGTACGCAAGAACAACTGGGTTACATTGTATTCAGTGGAATTCGTCGAGGGAATGGAGTTCAAGGCCTCAGAATAATAATACAAGGCGATAGACACCCCCAGTATCTAGAAGAACGTATCGAGGCCTTTATCGAGTCAGTTCAAAATCGAATTGTTAATATGTCTGAAGAAGAATTCAATCGTCATAAAACTTCATTGGCCAATCAACGTCTCGAGAAACCTAAAAAAATGACAACACTGTCGGCAATATTTTGGAGTGAAATAACAAATCGTCAGTACAATTTTGATCGTGCTAATATTGAAGTTGCTTATTTACGTACTATTACAAAATCTCAAAtacttgatttttataac gaaaaaataaaacaacagtCACCGTTTAGACGTAAACTATCACTTCATGTGGTATCGACAGCTCCAGGTGGTGCAGGACACACTGAAAAATCATCACAAGATTCAGTAACAACAACAACTGAAGATGATAATACATCATCGCCAATAAAGATAACGGACATTTTGTCATTTAAAACAAGTCAGTCGCTTTATCCGATCGTAAAgccttttattaatatttcacgTAAAGATCAACGATCTAAACTCTAA
- the LOC103576119 gene encoding T-complex protein 1 subunit eta isoform X1, whose amino-acid sequence MELNSIMFHQSDVILSSNLQHYLSFIYIFFYLFEHLFKMNFPSDNKEKFSKIINWSLLQPQIILLKEGTDVSQGKPQLISNINACQQVSEAVKTTLGPRGMDKLIVDSNGKGTISNDGATILKLMDIVHPAAKTLVDIAKSQDAEVGDGTTSVVLLAGEFLKQVKPFVEEGVHARFTIKAFRNALKICIDRIQELSVKIEKSTAEEKRSLLEKCAATALNSKLIHQQKDFFSKMVVDAVLLLDELLPLNMIGIKKVSGGALEDSILVSGVAFKKTFSYAGFEMQPKKYSPCKIAMLNIELELKAERDNAEIRVDNVAEYQRIVDAEWQILYEKLEKIAKSGANVVLSKLPIGDVATQYFADRDMFCAGRVPDEDLKRTMKACGGAVITTVNDINDSVLGKCSTFEEKQIGGERFNIFAGCPKSKTCTFILRGGAEQFLEETERSLHDAIMIVRRMIKNDAVVAGGGAIEIELSRTLRDHSRTIAGKEQLLIGAIARALEVIPRQLCDNAGFDATNILNKLRQKHHQGKCWFGVDILNEDIADNMDACVWEPAVVKINALTAATEAACLILSVDETIKNPRSGGDAPQMPMGRGIGRPM is encoded by the exons caaccccaaataatattattgaaagaaGGAACTGATGTCAGCCAGGGCAAGCCTCAGCTGATATCAAACATAAATGCCTGTCAGCAGGTTTCTGAGGCCGTGAAAACAACTCTTGGTCCACGTGGAATGGATAAGCTTATTGTTGATTCCAACGGTAAAGGGACTATTTCAAATGACGGTGCAACTATTCTTAAACTTATGGACATAGTTCATCCAGCAGCTAAAACTCTTGTTGACATTGCAAAGTCTCAAGATGCTGAG gtTGGTGATGGTACAACCAGTGTTGTATTGTTAGCTGgagaatttttgaaacaagTAAAACCATTTGTTGAAGAAGGTGTTCATGCACGTTTCACAATAAAAGCTTTTAGAAATGCATTAAAGATATGTATTGACAGAATTCAAGAGTTGAgtgttaaaattgaaaaatcaacaGCTGAAGAAAAGCGTAGTTTGTTGGAAAAATGCGCAGCAACAgctttgaattcaaaattaattcacCAACagaaagatttctttagtaaaATGGTTGTTGACGCTGTTTTATTGCTCGATGAATTATTGCCACTCAATATGAttggtattaaaaaagtatctgGTGGTGCACTAGAAGATTCAATTCTTGTATCTGGTGttgcttttaaaaaaacattttcttaCGCTGGTTTTGAAATGCAGCCTAAAAAATACTCACCTTGTAAAATAGCGATGCTTAATATTGAATTGGAGTTGAAGGCAGAACGTGACAATGCTGAAATACGTGTTGACAATGTTGCTGAGTATCAGAGAATTGTTGATGCTGAGTGGCAAATTTTGTatgaaaaacttgaaaaaatagcTAAAAGTGGAGCTAATGTTGTTTTATCAAAGCTGCCTATTGGAGATGTTGCTACTCAATATTTTGCTGATCGTGATATGTTTTGTGCTGGACGAGTACCCGATGAAGATCTTAAAAGAACCATGAAGGCTTGTGGCGGTGCTGTTATCACTACCGTAAATGATATCAACGACTCTGTACTTGGAAAATGTTCAACatttgaagaaaaacaaattggTGGTGAaag atttaacATTTTTGCTGGTTGCCCAAAATCTAAAACTTGTACGTTTATATTACGTGGAGGAGCTGAACAATTTTTAGAAGAAACAGAACGATCTTTACATGATGCAATAATGATTGTCAGACGTATGATTAAAAATGACGCAGTTGTTGCTGGTGGTGGAGCTATTGAAATCGAATTATCACGTACACTACGTGATCACTCACGCACAATTGCTGGTAAAGAGCAACTTTTAATTGGTGCAATTGCTCGTGCTCTTGAAGTTATACCACGGCAGCTTTGCGACAATGCTGGATTTGATGcgactaatattttaaacaaattgcGCCAGAAACATCATCAAGGTAAATGCTGGTTTGGCGTTGACATTCTCAATGAAGATATTGCTGACAATATGGATGCCTGTGTCTGGGAACCGGCagttgttaaaataaatgccCTTACAGCAGCCACTGAAGCTGCCTGCCTTATTTTGTCAGTCGATGAAACTATCAAGAACCCACGTAGTGGTGGAGATGCTCCTCAAATGCCCATGGGTCGTGGTATTGGTCGACCAATGTAA
- the LOC103576120 gene encoding insulin-degrading enzyme isoform X1, whose protein sequence is MFIVRNINNKCRFIFVYKKLSSIMTRNLSGSECGTANTPAINDDNIKKRFENIKKSPNDSQFYRGLILNNDMKVLLISDPTTDKSAVSLDVNVGYLSDPAELPGLAHFCEHMLFLGTEKYPDKNSYNSYLSQHGGCSNAMTLPDYTQYHFDVSPEYLEGAVDRFAQFFIAPLFTESATELEVQAVHSEHEKNIANDTWRQDQLEKSSANPDHPYSKFGTGNRETLDLGPKQKGVNVRKALLDFHNNWYSANIMALSILGKESLDELEKMVIEKFAQVKNKQVEVPEWPDHPFNEDHFGKKWLIVPIKDVRGLKMTFPLPDLSQHFRSCPAHYVSHLLGHEADGSLLSALKKAGWCNALVAGEKKAARGGCNFFSIYVDLTEEGMNHVDDIVTLTFQYINMLRVNGPLEWIFDECKQIAIVDFNFKDKLLPKTTVNVTVRSLQKYPMEEVLTGPYLPTEWRPDLINTVMDCLIPQKIRIHVVGKIFKDIADQSEFWYGTEYAIEKIPYDILENWTNPGLSDELKIPSVNEFIPQSFDIKCLSEERKTEITKFPTIILDNPLMRVWFKQDDEFKVPKVNLSFDFISPYAYLDPCNFNLTNLYIQLFKDSLNEYAYNASLARLSWEFSASKNGMTLLVGGYHDKHRVLLKKILDRMVNFTADKQRFEIIKELYIRNLKNFEADQPYQHAVYYLAVLLTEQGWSKDELLEAIEYLTFDRLEQFIPQLLSKTHIECLIHGNLTEAEALETIKMVENQLTKDPLDDNKSKIIVPLLPKQYLLHREISLDNGSHFLYEIENKLHKSSCTEIYYQVGLQSTESNMHLELLGQIISEPFFDVLRTQEQLGYIVFSGIRRGNGVQGLRIIIQGDRHPQYLEERIEAFIESVQNRIVNMSEEEFNRHKTSLANQRLEKPKKMTTLSAIFWSEITNRQYNFDRANIEVAYLRTITKSQILDFYNEKIKQQSPFRRKLSLHVVSTAPGGAGHTEKSSQDSVTTTTEDDNTSSPIKITDILSFKTSQSLYPIVKPFINISRKDQRSKL, encoded by the exons ATGTTTATTGTtcgtaatattaataataaatgccgatttatttttgtttataaaaaattatcatcaataatgacaag AAATTTATCTGGGTCAGAGTGTGGTACAGCAAATACTCCAGCAATCaatgatgataatattaaaaaacgatttgaaaatattaaaaagtcaCCTAATGATTCACAATTTTATAGaggattaatattaaataatgacaTGAAGGTATTGTTAATAAGTGATCCTACAACAGATAAAAGTGCTGTTTCATTGGATGTAAACGTtg GTTACTTGAGTGATCCAGCAGAATTGCCAGGTCTCGCACACTTTTGCGAGCACATGCTATTTCTTGGAACAGAAAAATATcctgataaaaattcatacaaCTCGTATTTGTCTCAACATGGAGGCTGTTCAAATGCAATGACTCTGCCAGATTATACTCAATATCATTTTGATGTTAGTCCTGAATATTTAGAAGGTGCTGTAGATCGTTTTGCCCAATTTTTTATAGCTCCATTGTTTACCGAATCAGCAACTGAACTTGAGGTCCAGGCAGTTCACTCGgagcatgaaaaaaatattgcaaatGATACATGGCGACAGGATCAGCTGGAAAAATCTTCTGCGAATCCTGATCATCCATATTCAAAGTTTGGTACGGGAAATCGAGAGACTCTAGACTTGGGGCCTAAACAAAAAGGAGTAAATGTACGAAAAGCTTTGCTTGATTTTCACAATAATTGGTACTCTGCAAATATAATGGCTCTGAGTATCCTTGGTAAAGAGAGTCTTgatgaattagaaaaaatggtaattgaaaaatttgcaCAAGTAAAAAACAAGCAAGTCGAAGTACCCGAGTGGCCAGATCATCCATTTAATGAAGATCATTTTGGTAAAAAATGGCTGATTGTGCCAATTAAAGATGTTCGTGGTCTTAAAATGACTTTTCCACTACCAGATCTTAGCCAACACTTTCGTTCTTGTCCGGCGCACTATGTCTCACATTTGCTGGGTCATGAAGCTGATGGATCACTTTTGTCGGCATTAAAAAAAGCTGGATGGTGCAACGCATTAGTTGCTGGTGAAAAAAAAGCTGCAAGAGGTGGTTGTAATTTCTTTTCTATTTATGTAGATTTGACTGAAGAAGGAATGAATCATGTTGATGATATTGTTACGCTTacttttcaatatataaatatgctgAGAGTTAACGGTCCACTTGAGTGGATTTTTGATGAATGTAAACAAATAGCAATTGttgactttaattttaaagataaattattaccaaaaaCAACAGTTAACGTTACTGTACGGTCTTTACAAAAATATCCAATGGAAGAAGTACTTACTGGACCTTATTTACCTACTGAATGGCGTCCAGATCTTATTAATACTGTAATGGATTGTTTGATACCTCAAAAAATTCGTATTCACGTtgttggtaaaatatttaaagatattGCAGATCAATCTGAATTTTGGTATGGTACCGAGTAtgcaattgaaaaaataccatatgatattttagaaaattggaCAAACCCTGGACTCagtgatgaattaaaaattccaagtGTTAATGAATTTATACCTCAGtcatttgatattaaatgtCTTAGTGAGGAACGTAAAACTGAAATAACTAAATTTCCAACTATTATTTTAGATAATCCGTTAATGCGAGTATGGTTTAAACAAGatgatgaatttaaagtacctaaagttaatttaagttttgattttattagtcCTTATGCATATTTAGATCCCTGTAATTTTAAtcttacaaatttatatatacaattatttaaagattcaTTAAATGAATACGCATATAATGCAAGTCTTGCAAGATTGAGCTGGGAATTTAGCGCAAGTAAAAATGGTATGACTTTATTAGTTGGTGGTTATCATGACAAACATCGtgttcttttgaaaaaaatattggacaGAATGGTTAATTTTACTGCTGACAAACAgagatttgaaataataaaagaattatatattagaaatttaaaaaattttgaagctgATCAACCGTATCAGCATGCTGTTTATTATCTGGCTGTGCTATTGACAGAGCAAGGATGGTCAAAAGATGAACTACTTGAGGCGattgaatatttaacttttgatAGGCTTGAGCAGTTTATACCTCAGCTGTTGTCTAAAACTCACATTGAATGTTTAATTCATGGTAATTTGACTGAGGCAGAGGCattagaaacaataaaaatggtTGAAAATCAGCTGACCAAGGATCCACTTGacgataataaaagtaaaataatagtacCGTTATTACCTAAACAATATTTACTTCATCGTGAAATAAGTTTAGACaatg gtagtcactttttgtatgaaattgaaaataaattacataaatcatcgtgtacagaaatttattatcaagtgGGATTACAATCAACAGAATCAAACATGCATCTAGAACTATTGGGGCAAATAATATCTGAGCCGTTTTTCGATGTTCTGCGTACGCAAGAACAACTGGGTTACATTGTATTCAGTGGAATTCGTCGAGGGAATGGAGTTCAAGGCCTCAGAATAATAATACAAGGCGATAGACACCCCCAGTATCTAGAAGAACGTATCGAGGCCTTTATCGAGTCAGTTCAAAATCGAATTGTTAATATGTCTGAAGAAGAATTCAATCGTCATAAAACTTCATTGGCCAATCAACGTCTCGAGAAACCTAAAAAAATGACAACACTGTCGGCAATATTTTGGAGTGAAATAACAAATCGTCAGTACAATTTTGATCGTGCTAATATTGAAGTTGCTTATTTACGTACTATTACAAAATCTCAAAtacttgatttttataac gaaaaaataaaacaacagtCACCGTTTAGACGTAAACTATCACTTCATGTGGTATCGACAGCTCCAGGTGGTGCAGGACACACTGAAAAATCATCACAAGATTCAGTAACAACAACAACTGAAGATGATAATACATCATCGCCAATAAAGATAACGGACATTTTGTCATTTAAAACAAGTCAGTCGCTTTATCCGATCGTAAAgccttttattaatatttcacgTAAAGATCAACGATCTAAACTCTAA
- the LOC103576119 gene encoding T-complex protein 1 subunit eta isoform X2, producing MQPQIILLKEGTDVSQGKPQLISNINACQQVSEAVKTTLGPRGMDKLIVDSNGKGTISNDGATILKLMDIVHPAAKTLVDIAKSQDAEVGDGTTSVVLLAGEFLKQVKPFVEEGVHARFTIKAFRNALKICIDRIQELSVKIEKSTAEEKRSLLEKCAATALNSKLIHQQKDFFSKMVVDAVLLLDELLPLNMIGIKKVSGGALEDSILVSGVAFKKTFSYAGFEMQPKKYSPCKIAMLNIELELKAERDNAEIRVDNVAEYQRIVDAEWQILYEKLEKIAKSGANVVLSKLPIGDVATQYFADRDMFCAGRVPDEDLKRTMKACGGAVITTVNDINDSVLGKCSTFEEKQIGGERFNIFAGCPKSKTCTFILRGGAEQFLEETERSLHDAIMIVRRMIKNDAVVAGGGAIEIELSRTLRDHSRTIAGKEQLLIGAIARALEVIPRQLCDNAGFDATNILNKLRQKHHQGKCWFGVDILNEDIADNMDACVWEPAVVKINALTAATEAACLILSVDETIKNPRSGGDAPQMPMGRGIGRPM from the exons atg caaccccaaataatattattgaaagaaGGAACTGATGTCAGCCAGGGCAAGCCTCAGCTGATATCAAACATAAATGCCTGTCAGCAGGTTTCTGAGGCCGTGAAAACAACTCTTGGTCCACGTGGAATGGATAAGCTTATTGTTGATTCCAACGGTAAAGGGACTATTTCAAATGACGGTGCAACTATTCTTAAACTTATGGACATAGTTCATCCAGCAGCTAAAACTCTTGTTGACATTGCAAAGTCTCAAGATGCTGAG gtTGGTGATGGTACAACCAGTGTTGTATTGTTAGCTGgagaatttttgaaacaagTAAAACCATTTGTTGAAGAAGGTGTTCATGCACGTTTCACAATAAAAGCTTTTAGAAATGCATTAAAGATATGTATTGACAGAATTCAAGAGTTGAgtgttaaaattgaaaaatcaacaGCTGAAGAAAAGCGTAGTTTGTTGGAAAAATGCGCAGCAACAgctttgaattcaaaattaattcacCAACagaaagatttctttagtaaaATGGTTGTTGACGCTGTTTTATTGCTCGATGAATTATTGCCACTCAATATGAttggtattaaaaaagtatctgGTGGTGCACTAGAAGATTCAATTCTTGTATCTGGTGttgcttttaaaaaaacattttcttaCGCTGGTTTTGAAATGCAGCCTAAAAAATACTCACCTTGTAAAATAGCGATGCTTAATATTGAATTGGAGTTGAAGGCAGAACGTGACAATGCTGAAATACGTGTTGACAATGTTGCTGAGTATCAGAGAATTGTTGATGCTGAGTGGCAAATTTTGTatgaaaaacttgaaaaaatagcTAAAAGTGGAGCTAATGTTGTTTTATCAAAGCTGCCTATTGGAGATGTTGCTACTCAATATTTTGCTGATCGTGATATGTTTTGTGCTGGACGAGTACCCGATGAAGATCTTAAAAGAACCATGAAGGCTTGTGGCGGTGCTGTTATCACTACCGTAAATGATATCAACGACTCTGTACTTGGAAAATGTTCAACatttgaagaaaaacaaattggTGGTGAaag atttaacATTTTTGCTGGTTGCCCAAAATCTAAAACTTGTACGTTTATATTACGTGGAGGAGCTGAACAATTTTTAGAAGAAACAGAACGATCTTTACATGATGCAATAATGATTGTCAGACGTATGATTAAAAATGACGCAGTTGTTGCTGGTGGTGGAGCTATTGAAATCGAATTATCACGTACACTACGTGATCACTCACGCACAATTGCTGGTAAAGAGCAACTTTTAATTGGTGCAATTGCTCGTGCTCTTGAAGTTATACCACGGCAGCTTTGCGACAATGCTGGATTTGATGcgactaatattttaaacaaattgcGCCAGAAACATCATCAAGGTAAATGCTGGTTTGGCGTTGACATTCTCAATGAAGATATTGCTGACAATATGGATGCCTGTGTCTGGGAACCGGCagttgttaaaataaatgccCTTACAGCAGCCACTGAAGCTGCCTGCCTTATTTTGTCAGTCGATGAAACTATCAAGAACCCACGTAGTGGTGGAGATGCTCCTCAAATGCCCATGGGTCGTGGTATTGGTCGACCAATGTAA